The Labeo rohita strain BAU-BD-2019 unplaced genomic scaffold, IGBB_LRoh.1.0 scaffold_1122, whole genome shotgun sequence genome window below encodes:
- the LOC127157595 gene encoding uncharacterized protein LOC127157595, producing MAIHRCPHPVYSIPTFSSLCPHPAHSIHTLSPQYPHPAHSMPTPSLQHPHIFPTTPTPSPQHPHTIPKCPHPAHSMLTLSPHPAHSIRTLSPSAHTQPTACPHYPHSIPTVPTPSPQHPHSIPTVPTSSPQHAHSIPTVPTPSPQHPHSIPTVPTPSPQHPHSIPTVPTSSPQHAHTIPTVPTACPHFMGPQSAPLGAHFALCGPAHT from the coding sequence ATGGCCATTCACAGGTGCCCCCACCCAGTCTACAGCATCCCCACATTTTCCTCACTAtgcccacacccagcccacagcatccacacactATCCCCACAGTAcccacacccagcccacagcatgCCCACACCCAGCCTACAGCATCCCCACATTTTCCCCACTACgcccacacccagcccacagcatccacacactATCCCCAAGtgcccacacccagcccacagcatgCTCACACTATCcccacacccagcccacagcatccGCACACTATCCCCAAGtgcccacacccagcccacagcatgCCCACACTATCCCCACTCTATCCCCACAGtgcccacacccagcccacagcatccccacTCTATCCCCACAGTGCCCACATCCAGCCCACAGCATGCCCACAGTATCCCCACAGtgcccacacccagcccacagcatccccacTCTATCCCCACAGtgcccacacccagcccacagcatccccacTCTATCCCCACAGTGCCCACATCCAGCCCACAGCATGCCCACACTATCCCCACAGTGCCCACAGCATGCCCACACTTTATGGGCCCACAATCGGCCCCATTAGGGGCCCACTTTGCTTTGTGTGGGCCAGCCCACACTTAA